A genomic window from Silene latifolia isolate original U9 population chromosome Y, ASM4854445v1, whole genome shotgun sequence includes:
- the LOC141632680 gene encoding uncharacterized protein LOC141632680: MWRKVDDFIPCIQQVWNQQGYGTKMYKVVMKLKHLKKPLKELNIKLFADIENSSVHAWKAPDFIQCHLVHDGDNNTNYFHIIMKGKYAKNQICRIAGTDGRMHEEGDQIQKAFLNYYEKLLGTSTSTTKVNSNVVQMSDEITSAILDFFTIGKLLQQVNHTFITLLPKCEMHQNVTQFRPIAYCNVLYKAISKILCTRLENILPHIISDTQGGFIKGRNIIENILIFQDLMRLNNRKTVSPRCLMKVDLKKAYD; the protein is encoded by the exons ATGTGGCGTAAAGTGGATGATTTTATACCTTGTATACAACAAGTATGGAATCAACAAGGGTATGGTACAAAGATGTATAAAGTAGTTATGAAGCTCAAACATCTAAAGAAGCCTCTAAAGGAACTGAACATCAAGCTCTTTGCAGATATAGAGAATAGTTCAGTCCATGCTTGGAAAGCTCCAGATTTTATTCAAT GCCACCTGGTGCATGATGGAGATAATAACACCAACTATTTTCACATCATCATGAAAGGGAAATATGCAAAGAATCAGATTTGTAGAATTGCTGGTACTGATGGTAGAATGCATGAGGAAGGTGATCAAATTCAAAAAGCTTTTTTAAACTATTATGAAAAGCTACTGGGAACCTCTACTTCTACCACAAAAGTTAATTCCAATGTGGTTCAGATGA GTGATGAGATAACCTCTGCAATCCTGGACTTTTTTACCATTGGGAAATTGTTACAGCAAGTTAATCATACATTCATAACCCTGCTACCAAAATGTGAGATGCATCAAAATGTTACTCAATTTCGACCTATAGCATATTGTAATGTCTTATATAAGGCTATTTCAAAAATACTGTGCACCAGATTGGAAAATATTCTACCTCATATCATCAGTGACACTCAGGGTGGTTTCATCAAAGGTAGAAACATTATTGAAAACATCTTAATTTTCCAAGATCTAATGAGACTGAATAATAGGAAAACAGTGTCTCCAAGGTGCTTAATGAAAGTTGATCTTAAGAAAGCATATGATTAA
- the LOC141632681 gene encoding uncharacterized protein LOC141632681 — translation MKIASWIIRGLNCPIKQQEVKTLLLDHQIDILGILETRNLVFYNPSTISISHQVITSQMISCKAHHYGTKKDFCGILTLSGVLRRKKRHNPPVLLEMQDFNACLSSCFLDDLPSTGNDLTWTTKQNASTRVWSKLDRVLVNLHWSSSFPTSYGQFMEMGVSDHFPVLVFVSEEYKVVRRFSFLNSWITHPDYQSTVVNAWCTSKTGSPSFCFFQKLKNVKHALANLHKENFSQIQARVKDAKNALLNCQSRLRSDLFSTDLIQEERVRLAEFSRLKTAELAMLSQRDKIRKHQQIIGAIQDQHGLLQLGLDNVSAAFQDYNFELLGKAKEVTQLDSSFLSMGAKVSPMYHPSLTQTVTCHEIQKAVFSIDSESSPGIDGFSFGFFKSAWPLIGSDFCSAV, via the exons ATGAAGATTGCATCTTGGATCATAAGGGGACTTAACTGTCCTATCAAACAGCAGGaagtaaaaactcttttattgGATCATCAGATTGATATTTTGGGTATTCTGGAAACCAGA AATTTGGTTTTCTATAATCCTTCTACTATCTCTATTTCTCATCAAGTCATCACTAGTCAGATGATCAGTTGCAAGGCTCATCATTATGGAACTAAAAAGGATTTCTGT GGGATTTTAACATTGTCAGGTGTCCTGAGGAGAAAAAAACGCCATAATCCTCCTGTTCTACTTGAGATGCAGGACTTTAATGCTTGTCTTTCTTCTTGTTTTTTGGATGATTTGCCTAGTACTGGTAATGACTTGACTTGGACTACTAAGCAAAATGCTTCCACCAGGGTTTGGTCTAAACTTGATAGGGTGTTGGTTAATCTGCATTGGTCCTCCTCTTTTCCTACTTCTTATGGCCAATTCATGGAAATGGGGGTTTCTGATCATTTTCCTGTCCTTGTCTTTGTTTCTGAGGAATATAAGGTGGTTAGGAGATTTAGTTTCCTTAATAGTTGGATAACTCACCCTGATTATCAGAGCACTGTTGTCAATGCTTGGTGTACGTCCAAGACTGGTAGTCCTTCTTTTTGCTTCTTTCAGAAACTTAAGAATGTCAAACATGCTCTTGCTAACCTTCATAAGGAGAATTTTAGTCAGATTCAGGCTAGAGTTAAGGATGCCAAGAATGCTCTTCTCAACTGTCAATCCAGACTTAGGTCTGATCTTTTTTCCACTGACCTTATTCAGGAGGAGAGAGTTAGACTTGCTGAGTTTTCCAGACTTAAAACTGCTGAATTAGCTATGCTTTCTCAACGAGATAAAATTAG AAAGCACCAGCAAATTATTGGAGCTATTCAAGATCAGCATGGTCTTCTTCAATTAGGACTGGATAATGTCAGTGCTGCCTTCCAGGATTACAATTTTGAACTTCTTGGTAAAGCCAAAGAGGTTACCCAGCTTGATTCTTCCTTTCTGAGTATGGGAGCTAAGGTTTCTCCTATGTATCATCCCTCCCTCACTCAGACTGTCACCTGTCATGAGATTCAAAAAGCTGTTTTTAGCATTGATTCTGAGAGTAGTCCTGGGATTGATGGATTCTCTTTTGGGTTTTTTAAATCAGCCTGGCCTCTCATTGGCTCTGATTTTTGTTCTGCTGTTTAG